A DNA window from Patagioenas fasciata isolate bPatFas1 chromosome 1, bPatFas1.hap1, whole genome shotgun sequence contains the following coding sequences:
- the SNRPF gene encoding small nuclear ribonucleoprotein F, whose amino-acid sequence MSLPLNPKPFLNGLTGKPVMVKLKWGMEYKGYLVSVDGYMNMQLANTEEYIDGALSGHLGEVLIRCNNVLYIRGVEEEEEDGEMRE is encoded by the exons ATG AGCCTGCCCCTCAACCCCAAGCCCTTCCTGAACGGGCTGACGGGGAAGCCGGTGATGGTGAAGCTGAAGTGGGGGATGGAGTACAAGGGCTACCTCGTCTCCGTCGACGGCTACATGAACATGCAG CTTGCAAACACAGAGGAATATATAGACGGTGCGTTGTCTGGACACCTGGGTGAAGTTTTGATAAG ATGCAATAATGTTTTGTACATCAGAGGtgtggaagaagaggaagaagatggaGAAATGAGAGAATAG